One region of Mangifera indica cultivar Alphonso chromosome 3, CATAS_Mindica_2.1, whole genome shotgun sequence genomic DNA includes:
- the LOC123210682 gene encoding transcription factor bHLH147-like: MSSTVISNPVTNSERSKRKKKKKFSQSKHQNNNILRWKSEAQQQIYSSKLILALNQLTITNISSTSASGRGRAVREAANRALAVAAKGTTRWSRAILTNRLKLKFRKQKSHRVLSPSSSSVVATGSSRSKKTRFSVLKLKRSLPTVQRKVRVLGRLVPGCRKQPLPVILDEASDYTAALEMQVRAMTAIAELLSGGGGSTSSSPSTS, encoded by the coding sequence ATGTCCTCCACTGTGATATCCAATCCGGTAACTAACTCTGAACGCtccaaaaggaaaaagaagaagaaattttccCAATCCAAACACCAAAACAACAACATACTTAGATGGAAGTCTGAGGCTCAGCAACAAATCTACTCTTCTAAACTTATTCTAGCTTTAAACCAACTCACCATCACCAACATCTCCTCCACATCTGCCTCTGGAAGAGGACGAGCCGTTCGTGAAGCCGCTAACCGCGCCTTGGCCGTCGCTGCCAAAGGAACCACCCGCTGGAGCCGAGCCATTTTGACTAATAGACTCAAGCTCAAGTTTAGAAAGCAGAAGTCGCACAGAGTGCTGTCACCGTCTTCGTCGTCCGTCGTGGCAACCGGAAGTAGCCGGTCAAAGAAGACGAGATTTAgcgttttgaagttgaaaaggAGTTTGCCGACTGTGCAGAGGAAAGTTCGCGTTCTTGGCCGGTTGGTTCCCGGTTGCCGGAAACAACCTTTGCCGGTTATTCTAGATGAAGCTTCTGACTATACAGCCGCGCTTGAGATGCAAGTAAGAGCCATGACGGCTATTGCTGAGCTACTCTCTGGTGGTGGCGGCTCTACTTCAAGCTCTCCTTCAACCTCTTGA
- the LOC123212082 gene encoding zinc finger BED domain-containing protein RICESLEEPER 2-like, translated as MQRTLLCDGKLFHVRCTAHIVNLLVQDGVAVIKPIIDNIRESVKFVKASEARQKNFAKIAMQCGIKERKLVLDCATRWNSTYKMLVTALQFREVFLRFMFAESSYIYCPTREEWERLEVVCDFLEIFDDITKIISGSQYTTANRYFQEVFRIKEVLREREFDEDYSISMMVRAMSEKFDKYWGEVNFLMTIASIMDPRIKFFMITLAYPTLYGEENAPVEIENVKRALEKLYGEYVDMLSSRNSSTAFAHPEHQPKTQQAPSSTSGKSSSSRYSETRHYGPGYSWMRLKDHKEKTYSVESKKSELEMYLDEHCVEIPDDVNSTDFNVLHWWRDNQYKYKVLSQMAVDILAIPITTVASESAFSAGSRVINLYRSALSPETVNMLMCGADWMRTRYKMKKQDEIEVENEIAKIILPDKL; from the exons atgcaGAGAACTTTGTTGTGTGATGGAAAACTTTTCCATGTTAGGTGCACTGCtcatattgtaaatttgttagttcagGATGGGGTGGCCGTGATTAAACCCATCATAGACAATATTCGGGAAAGTGTAAAGTTTGTCAAAGCTAGTGAGGCAAGGCAAAAAAATTTTGCCAAAATTGCTATGCAGTGTGGAATTAAAGAGAGGAAGCTAGTTTTGGATTGTGCTACACGATGGAATAGCACATACAAAATGCTAGTGACAGCACTGCAATTCAGAGAGGTCTTCCTTCGGTTTATGTTTGCTGAGTCAAGTTATATTTATTGTCCAACAAGGGAAGAGTGGGAGAGATTGGAGGTTGTCTGTGATTTCttagaaatatttgatgatataacaaaaataatttcaggGTCACAGTATACCACTGCAAATAGATACTTTCAAGAAGTGTTTAGGATAAAAGAGGTCTTGAGAGAGcgagaatttgatgaagattattcTATATCAATGATGGTGCGAGCAATGTcagaaaaatttgacaaatattggGGTGAGGTGAATTTCCTGATGACGATTGCTAGCATCATGGATCCCAg GATAAAGTTTTTTATGATTACTTTGGCATATCCCACTTtatatggtgaagaaaatgccCCTGTAGAGATAGAAAATGTAAAAAGggcattagaaaaattatacggAGAATACGTTGACATGTTGTCATCAAGAAATTCATCAACCGCATTTGCACATCCAGAACATCAGCCAAAGACCCAACAAGCACCATCAAGTACATCAG GTAAATCATCAAGCTCTCGATATTCAGAGACAAGACATTATGGTCCTGGATATAGTTGGATGCGTTTGAAGGATCATAAGGAGAAAACATACTCAGTAGAAAGTAAGAAGTCTGAGTTAGAAATGTATTTGGACGAGCATTGTGTTGAGATACCGGATGATGTCAACTCAACGGACTTTAATGTGCTTCACTGGTGGAGAGACAATCAATACAAGTATAAAGTCCTTTCACAAATGGCAGTCGATATCTTAGCAATTCCTATTACAACAGTGGCTTCAGAGAGCGCATTTAGTGCGGGTAGTAGAGTGATTAACTTGTACAGGTCAGCTCTATCTCCAGAAACAGTTAACATGCTTATGTGTGGAGCTGATTGGATGAGAACACGTTATAAGATGAAAAAACAAGATGAG attGAAGTTGAAAATGAGATTGCTAAGATTATCTTGCCAGATAAATTATGA